One window from the genome of Phycisphaerales bacterium encodes:
- a CDS encoding AsmA-like C-terminal region-containing protein, producing MAEHPDEAESAKKPRSWVRRRWFVRLVLLIIVIGVVGVIAGGLLLTPAAGVVLRPKLAHELGVRVEGGSLKLDLGGDIIIRDVMFRTPEPVEASDPRGEASKFLHVRQGRILLGWRGRLRGGPLVRRVEVFDAAVRLTKPFEEFDLNILAVEPPAAGGTGGDPLPSIIVHHASVLLGEHDAEGNITELRTLPIVASLRNSRETPGVFDVTAFEDPKRCNSAKPLRFEGQLGPGGFSGTLGGIDMADFPPEAIPLQLREAYEQLRIGGRTRGATVRYDEATDVLELVLDVRAGSALPAPFPEDTDIDARLDIRVPVPVDEEGTLEPLIPTSGSGLVRLVQRPAPDSGKIVPWRSLQAPPEPGEPGVGRRTLMIEGNLSSTIEDLDVDIEVRLWLGDGEPLYEFDVATIEPYRFTTDAPWLGRPAPVLQKVSQVLDLFEPTGTVSLSASVSQVADGRGVRQQVIGRGAIRDAGMRFEYFPYPVQGVSGSIEIDDGTISLLGLRGATPGGAPVVASTIITLDEVATGVDVDVRAFGVQYDQSLRDVLDEIAPEIREIILNEELLAERYDQGLLRRPGVLGRAPAFALGGLADAHVRVDRQTGVDNSTTVHVEVRSDRFGLLPEAFPVPIHASDVLLTIDLPSERDTILEGKPRSLRIAAEQARATTLAGGDATASVVVEVPIDDPQSVDRSTTVDVAIEAAGVPIHPGLLAAVPRGDGAAGGPRRLLEDLGPSGQIDAQVRVTRDSAGDLDWWAEIQPRSATLSPRAIERRRPLVINDVGGSFRVDGEGLRGSLTGEASLGGRVDANVRASFETDSVIAVVTTDDLNLQSPVEDAVAVFAPELAEALSDARDLFDVRGFADLASSVRKAGEDVSAEARISRVDGLRFDWLDGRLGLDAGRGSVVVATGDEGPMVTFDRMLGEGSFDGEPIGRVRLRGEIPLDALRERGSLVTRPTTLDIEIQGGRLESKLLRRLASNRDARDEGSFLDRWDVHGEYDAFVALQTEGYGGDGPGVSPIREFELSPYDASLVRDGERYFVPWVSGIVSGREMKPSPDGPGGESEYKGEIDSLVLGGDDWWVSLDGYWRAAGGLRSEVEVGLDGEVGQSEGAIGRVHGVPEPIMGILPPGVGRSLDAMDAESLGSMVINEGRLRIVTQADRDARIEADALLGVQHAVVGTRAAEDDAEGENERPIAVLRQAAIAIASDTEHPTLLAAIDLSAAEGSCWGLDVTEAQLLADVRRDGVVRMPVVRAVAGGGRVAGRGTVTLAEDEGERARYALDLAGSGLYTERVLAALQDREPEAVRGAGDLDLSLGLEGQIGKRDRYRGRGSMRIRGGSPVELPLAIRAAVEAMNVKFGADAYDAMNGDFYVEGRTLTFTRLAVSSDSVILDGLGTVDLERGALDMNITTRPTRDNAFRSFVRSLRDVIVAVDLRGTLDDPAPAPKPQALVGPLDRLRRMIQGGQNFDEWSKERLRRYSQQRGEPDSGW from the coding sequence ATGGCCGAGCATCCGGACGAAGCCGAGAGTGCGAAGAAGCCCCGTTCATGGGTGCGCCGCCGGTGGTTCGTACGGCTCGTGCTGCTGATCATCGTGATTGGCGTGGTCGGGGTGATCGCCGGTGGACTGCTGCTGACGCCGGCGGCCGGCGTCGTGCTGCGGCCCAAGCTGGCGCACGAGCTCGGCGTGCGCGTCGAGGGCGGCTCGCTCAAGCTCGACCTGGGCGGCGACATCATCATCCGCGACGTGATGTTCCGCACGCCCGAGCCCGTCGAGGCATCGGACCCGAGGGGCGAGGCGTCGAAGTTCCTGCACGTCAGGCAGGGACGCATCCTCCTCGGCTGGCGCGGCAGGCTGCGGGGCGGCCCGCTGGTCCGCCGCGTCGAGGTGTTCGACGCGGCCGTGCGCCTCACGAAGCCGTTCGAGGAATTTGACCTGAACATCCTGGCCGTCGAGCCGCCGGCCGCGGGAGGCACGGGCGGCGATCCGCTGCCGAGCATTATCGTGCACCACGCCAGCGTGCTGCTGGGCGAGCACGACGCCGAGGGCAACATCACCGAGCTTCGGACGCTGCCGATCGTGGCATCGCTGCGGAATTCACGCGAGACGCCGGGCGTTTTTGATGTCACGGCGTTCGAGGACCCCAAGCGCTGCAACAGTGCCAAGCCGTTGCGCTTCGAGGGGCAGCTCGGGCCCGGCGGCTTCTCGGGAACGCTCGGCGGCATCGACATGGCCGACTTTCCGCCCGAGGCCATCCCGTTGCAGCTACGCGAGGCATACGAGCAGCTGCGCATCGGCGGTCGAACGCGCGGGGCAACAGTGCGCTACGACGAAGCGACCGACGTGCTCGAATTGGTGCTCGACGTTCGCGCCGGCTCGGCGCTTCCGGCGCCGTTCCCCGAGGACACCGATATCGACGCCCGGCTGGACATTCGCGTGCCCGTACCGGTCGACGAGGAGGGCACGCTCGAGCCGCTGATCCCCACGAGCGGCAGCGGACTGGTCCGGCTCGTACAGCGTCCGGCCCCCGACTCGGGCAAGATCGTTCCCTGGCGATCGCTGCAGGCGCCGCCCGAGCCAGGTGAGCCGGGCGTTGGCCGACGGACGCTCATGATCGAGGGCAACCTGAGCAGCACGATCGAAGACCTCGACGTCGACATCGAGGTCCGCCTCTGGCTGGGCGATGGCGAGCCGCTCTACGAGTTCGACGTCGCCACGATCGAGCCGTACCGATTTACGACCGACGCCCCCTGGCTCGGTCGCCCCGCTCCGGTACTACAGAAGGTCTCGCAGGTGCTCGACCTGTTCGAACCGACGGGCACGGTCTCGCTCTCGGCCAGTGTGTCGCAGGTCGCCGACGGGAGGGGCGTGCGCCAGCAGGTGATTGGCAGGGGCGCCATCCGCGATGCGGGGATGCGCTTCGAGTACTTTCCGTATCCCGTGCAAGGCGTGAGCGGCTCGATCGAAATCGACGACGGCACGATCAGCCTGCTGGGCCTACGTGGTGCGACGCCCGGCGGCGCGCCCGTCGTCGCCTCGACCATCATCACGCTCGATGAGGTCGCTACTGGCGTCGACGTCGACGTACGCGCATTTGGCGTTCAATACGACCAATCACTCCGCGACGTGCTCGACGAGATCGCGCCGGAGATCCGAGAGATCATCCTGAACGAAGAACTGCTCGCCGAGCGATACGACCAAGGGTTGCTCCGGCGTCCGGGCGTCCTCGGGCGCGCCCCGGCGTTTGCGTTGGGTGGCCTTGCCGATGCGCACGTGCGGGTGGATCGACAGACTGGCGTCGACAACAGCACGACGGTGCACGTCGAGGTCCGCAGCGATCGGTTCGGGCTGCTCCCCGAAGCTTTTCCGGTGCCGATCCATGCCAGCGACGTGCTGCTGACGATCGACTTGCCTTCGGAGCGGGACACCATCTTGGAAGGCAAGCCCCGGAGTCTCAGGATCGCCGCGGAACAAGCACGGGCGACGACGCTTGCCGGCGGCGACGCGACGGCTAGCGTGGTCGTTGAGGTACCCATCGATGATCCACAGAGCGTCGATCGATCGACGACCGTGGACGTTGCGATCGAGGCAGCGGGCGTGCCGATCCATCCGGGGCTGCTCGCCGCCGTTCCGCGCGGCGACGGCGCAGCAGGCGGGCCGCGACGCCTGCTCGAAGACCTGGGCCCGAGTGGACAGATCGACGCCCAGGTGCGCGTCACGCGCGACTCGGCGGGAGACCTGGACTGGTGGGCCGAGATCCAGCCGCGATCGGCGACGCTGAGTCCACGGGCGATCGAGCGACGCAGGCCGCTGGTCATTAACGATGTCGGCGGCTCGTTCCGGGTCGATGGCGAAGGGCTCCGCGGATCTCTGACGGGCGAGGCATCGCTCGGCGGTCGCGTCGACGCGAACGTGCGGGCAAGCTTCGAGACCGACTCCGTGATCGCCGTCGTCACGACGGACGACCTGAACCTGCAGTCGCCCGTCGAGGACGCGGTGGCGGTATTCGCGCCCGAGCTTGCCGAGGCGTTGTCAGACGCGCGCGACCTCTTCGACGTCCGCGGCTTCGCGGACCTGGCGAGCAGCGTGCGAAAGGCCGGCGAGGACGTATCGGCCGAGGCGCGCATCTCTCGCGTCGATGGCCTGCGGTTCGACTGGCTGGACGGCCGCCTCGGGCTCGACGCCGGCCGCGGATCGGTCGTCGTGGCGACGGGCGACGAGGGGCCCATGGTGACCTTCGACCGCATGCTGGGCGAGGGCAGCTTCGACGGCGAGCCCATCGGCCGCGTCCGGCTGCGCGGCGAGATCCCGCTCGATGCGCTCCGCGAACGCGGCAGCCTGGTGACTCGCCCCACGACGCTCGACATCGAGATCCAGGGGGGAAGGCTCGAGTCAAAGCTGCTGCGGCGGCTCGCCAGCAACCGCGACGCGCGCGACGAGGGCTCGTTCCTCGACCGCTGGGACGTCCATGGCGAGTACGACGCGTTCGTCGCGCTCCAGACCGAGGGCTACGGGGGCGATGGCCCTGGCGTCTCGCCCATCCGCGAGTTCGAGCTCTCGCCCTACGACGCATCGCTCGTGCGCGACGGTGAGCGCTACTTCGTGCCTTGGGTCAGCGGCATCGTGTCGGGGCGAGAGATGAAGCCCAGCCCCGACGGCCCCGGCGGGGAGTCGGAATACAAGGGCGAGATCGATTCGCTCGTGCTGGGCGGCGACGACTGGTGGGTGTCCCTCGACGGCTACTGGCGTGCCGCGGGCGGGCTGCGGAGCGAGGTCGAGGTCGGCCTCGACGGAGAAGTTGGTCAGAGCGAGGGTGCCATCGGCCGCGTGCACGGCGTGCCCGAACCGATCATGGGAATCCTGCCGCCCGGCGTCGGACGGTCGCTGGATGCGATGGATGCCGAGAGCCTGGGCTCGATGGTGATCAACGAAGGCCGGCTGCGCATCGTCACGCAGGCCGATCGTGATGCGAGGATCGAGGCCGACGCGTTGCTCGGCGTCCAGCACGCCGTCGTGGGCACCCGCGCAGCGGAAGATGATGCCGAGGGCGAGAACGAGCGGCCGATCGCGGTGCTGCGGCAAGCGGCCATCGCCATCGCGAGCGATACCGAGCACCCGACGCTGCTGGCGGCCATCGACCTGTCGGCCGCCGAAGGCTCGTGCTGGGGCTTGGACGTGACCGAGGCGCAATTGCTGGCAGACGTGCGCCGCGACGGTGTGGTGCGCATGCCGGTCGTCCGTGCGGTGGCGGGCGGCGGGCGCGTCGCCGGCCGCGGCACGGTGACGCTTGCCGAGGACGAGGGCGAGCGTGCTCGCTACGCACTCGACCTTGCAGGCTCGGGTCTCTACACCGAACGCGTGCTCGCGGCGCTGCAGGACCGCGAGCCCGAGGCCGTCCGCGGGGCGGGAGACCTCGACCTCTCGCTGGGCCTAGAGGGCCAGATCGGCAAGCGCGACCGGTACCGGGGCCGCGGCTCCATGCGCATCCGTGGCGGGTCGCCGGTCGAGCTGCCCCTGGCCATTCGCGCCGCGGTCGAAGCGATGAACGTGAAGTTTGGGGCCGACGCCTACGACGCGATGAATGGCGACTTCTACGTCGAGGGCCGAACGCTGACGTTCACGCGGCTCGCGGTGAGCTCCGACTCGGTCATCCTTGATGGGTTGGGCACGGTCGATCTCGAGCGCGGCGCCCTCGACATGAACATCACGACCAGGCCGACACGCGACAACGCGTTCCGCTCGTTCGTACGCTCGCTGCGCGACGTGATCGTCGCGGTCGACCTGCGGGGCACGCTCGACGACCCCGCCCCGGCGCCCAAGCCCCAGGCGCTCGTGGGGCCGCTCGATCGGCTGCGACGCATGATCCAGGGCGGGCAGAACTTCGACGAGTGGTCGAAGGAACGCCTGCGCCGGTACTCGCAACAGCGCGGCGAACCCGACAGCGGCTGGTAG
- a CDS encoding thioesterase family protein: MPATNPDHAVLEGPAELTEVRVRYCECDPMGVAHHASFVPWLEMARTEALRSAGRTYAQMEAEGVFLVVTRLEVSYKRPARYDDVLRIACRASIAGRARLRHDYAIHVVEPGDGQAGRAGDRPVVTATTELACVDGSGRPTPMPAWLVEIVEGRS, encoded by the coding sequence GTGCCCGCAACGAACCCCGACCATGCCGTTCTGGAGGGCCCCGCCGAACTGACGGAGGTGCGCGTCCGATACTGCGAGTGCGACCCGATGGGGGTGGCCCACCATGCGAGCTTCGTGCCGTGGCTGGAGATGGCCCGCACCGAGGCGTTGCGGTCGGCCGGCCGAACGTACGCCCAGATGGAGGCCGAGGGCGTATTCCTGGTCGTAACGCGGCTGGAGGTCTCGTACAAGCGGCCTGCGCGGTACGACGACGTGCTGCGCATCGCCTGCCGGGCCAGCATCGCCGGCCGGGCCCGACTGCGGCACGACTACGCCATTCACGTGGTCGAGCCGGGCGATGGTCAGGCGGGACGCGCGGGCGATCGGCCGGTGGTCACCGCGACCACCGAGTTGGCCTGCGTCGATGGCTCGGGCCGGCCGACGCCCATGCCGGCCTGGCTGGTCGAGATCGTCGAAGGACGGTCGTAG
- a CDS encoding GNAT family N-acetyltransferase: MAEPDTSQPKATPGVVAASSVEVRPLLATDPIAPITALLHRSYKGQRDRGMDPLAGRQSVEITRQRCYRGQTFVALRPASGPPSSRFAERLLGAILFQEREDAAFPPWFLRSDVTHFSQFAVDPSLQRGGVGSALLSRVEQETLAIGARELALSMAEPDVPLREYYERRGYRVVQTWQWPYTNYQSLIMSKTLQAGEGG; the protein is encoded by the coding sequence ATGGCCGAACCTGACACAAGCCAACCCAAAGCCACGCCGGGCGTCGTCGCGGCATCATCGGTCGAGGTGCGCCCACTCTTGGCAACCGACCCGATCGCGCCCATTACTGCGCTGCTGCACCGCTCGTACAAGGGCCAGCGCGACCGCGGCATGGATCCGCTGGCCGGACGCCAGTCGGTCGAGATCACCCGCCAGCGGTGCTACCGGGGGCAGACGTTCGTGGCGCTCCGGCCGGCTTCCGGCCCGCCCTCGTCCCGGTTCGCCGAACGGCTCTTGGGCGCCATCCTGTTCCAGGAACGAGAGGACGCGGCCTTCCCGCCCTGGTTCCTGCGGTCGGACGTCACGCACTTTTCTCAGTTCGCCGTCGATCCCTCGCTGCAGCGCGGCGGCGTTGGTTCGGCGCTCCTGTCGCGAGTGGAGCAGGAGACGCTGGCGATTGGCGCCCGCGAGCTCGCCCTCAGCATGGCCGAGCCCGACGTGCCGTTGCGCGAGTACTACGAGCGTCGCGGCTACCGCGTCGTGCAGACCTGGCAGTGGCCCTACACCAACTATCAGAGCCTGATCATGAGCAAGACCCTGCAAGCCGGGGAGGGCGGCTGA
- the queC gene encoding 7-cyano-7-deazaguanine synthase QueC, translating into MSRAVVLLSGGLDSATCLALARRQGRECHALSFDYGQRHKIELECAEQVARSLGAASHVVYTLDAAPFAGSSLTTGGDVPKDQAEPGAGEIPSTYVPARNLVFLSVATAYAETLDAEEAWIGVNAVDYSGYPDCRPDFIEAFAKAATLATRRGTQEASPLAIRTPLLTLSKADIVRAGMDAGADFALTTSCYDPGRDEHGPLACGRCDACILRRRGFEAAGVADPTRYA; encoded by the coding sequence ATGAGTCGCGCGGTCGTCCTCCTCAGCGGCGGGCTCGACAGTGCCACGTGCCTGGCCCTGGCGCGACGACAGGGACGCGAGTGCCACGCCCTGTCGTTCGACTACGGCCAGCGACACAAGATCGAGCTCGAGTGCGCCGAACAAGTGGCCCGCAGCCTCGGCGCCGCCTCCCACGTGGTCTACACGCTCGATGCCGCGCCGTTCGCGGGCTCGTCGCTGACGACCGGGGGAGACGTGCCCAAGGACCAGGCAGAGCCAGGAGCGGGCGAGATTCCCTCGACGTACGTGCCGGCGCGCAACCTCGTGTTCCTTTCGGTCGCGACGGCGTACGCCGAGACCCTCGACGCCGAGGAGGCGTGGATCGGCGTCAACGCGGTCGACTACTCGGGCTACCCCGACTGCCGGCCGGACTTCATCGAGGCCTTCGCGAAGGCGGCAACGCTGGCGACGCGCCGTGGCACGCAGGAAGCCAGCCCGCTGGCGATCCGCACGCCGCTGCTGACGCTCAGCAAGGCCGACATCGTGCGCGCCGGGATGGACGCAGGCGCCGACTTTGCGCTCACGACCTCGTGCTATGACCCGGGCCGAGACGAGCACGGCCCGCTGGCCTGCGGCCGGTGCGACGCGTGCATCCTTCGCCGTCGCGGATTCGAGGCCGCCGGCGTCGCCGACCCAACGAGGTACGCGTGA
- a CDS encoding 7-carboxy-7-deazaguanine synthase QueE yields the protein MSDAKLPISETFVSIQGEGKLTGVPSWFVRVAGCNLRCTWCDTPYASWNPEGEQRTVNDLLAESRANGVRHAVLTGGEPMIFEGIADLARGLADVGVHVTIETAGTVYLPVRCDLLSLSPKLANSTPKDDPRDPSGALAVRHEQRRLNYEALHALLADHPERQLKFVVSAPGDLPEIESLLAMLPEVDAGDVLLMPEGVSTPDPAGLGWLIEACLARGWRYCHRLHIELFGDRRGT from the coding sequence GTGAGCGACGCGAAGCTGCCCATCTCCGAGACGTTCGTGTCCATCCAGGGCGAGGGCAAGCTGACGGGCGTGCCGTCCTGGTTCGTCCGCGTCGCGGGCTGCAACCTGCGGTGCACGTGGTGCGATACCCCGTACGCAAGCTGGAATCCCGAGGGCGAGCAGCGCACGGTCAACGACCTGCTCGCCGAGTCGAGGGCCAACGGCGTTCGCCACGCCGTCTTGACCGGCGGCGAGCCGATGATCTTCGAGGGCATCGCCGACCTGGCGCGCGGCCTGGCGGACGTCGGCGTGCACGTCACCATCGAGACCGCGGGCACCGTGTACCTGCCGGTCCGCTGCGACCTGCTGAGCCTGAGCCCGAAGCTGGCCAACAGCACGCCGAAGGACGACCCGCGTGACCCGAGCGGCGCGCTGGCCGTCCGGCACGAGCAGCGACGCCTGAACTACGAGGCCCTGCACGCCCTGCTGGCCGACCATCCCGAGCGGCAGCTCAAGTTCGTGGTGTCCGCGCCGGGCGACCTTCCCGAGATCGAGTCGCTGCTGGCGATGCTGCCCGAGGTCGACGCCGGCGACGTGCTGCTCATGCCCGAGGGGGTCTCGACGCCCGATCCGGCCGGGCTCGGCTGGCTGATCGAGGCGTGCCTGGCCCGCGGCTGGCGGTACTGCCACCGCCTGCACATCGAGCTGTTCGGCGACCGCCGGGGCACGTAG
- a CDS encoding trypsin-like peptidase domain-containing protein, translating to MSIRMTVLCAAVMVAVTGIAASLLPKDAGAVQGRATPSGLIFADDPDRGTDQALPEKVRADVAFAGSLSRVFRHASQTIEPSVIHIQTARQVTRRVRDRFGRVVRQQETLPSGVGSGVIVTADGYALTNHHVIQGADEVVVTLADGREVAAQIIGSDPGTDLAVLRLAAGDLTPARIADSDELQVGDWVVAVGSPFGLDHTVTAGIVSAKGRSGLAPRTASRERIDRFEEFIQTDAAINPGNSGGPLVNLHGELVGINSMIASSGGGSVGIGFAIPSAIATSVFENVRETGQLEQGFLGVSDLVNTTDVAAETGRELPVGVYVQTVIENGPADLAGVLPGDIIVSINGRQTENFNRLRNLVGLTRPGTPISLEIIREGQVLRLEAEVTGSDQLVRLAQAARNAELERALDERARAVETLGVEGLTIDETMPLNLPGMPGQGVFVIEVKPQTPASALGLKAGDVILAIDDREVRTVEQLIDVMQRADLETGVRVEYANGGRRKSAVVRLRS from the coding sequence ATGTCGATCAGGATGACCGTGCTCTGCGCCGCCGTCATGGTGGCGGTGACCGGGATTGCCGCATCGTTGCTTCCCAAGGACGCGGGAGCCGTGCAAGGCCGGGCAACGCCGTCTGGCCTCATTTTTGCCGACGACCCCGACCGGGGGACAGACCAGGCGCTGCCCGAGAAGGTGCGCGCCGACGTGGCGTTCGCCGGTAGCCTTAGCCGCGTGTTCCGACACGCTTCGCAGACCATCGAGCCATCGGTCATCCACATCCAGACCGCCCGCCAGGTGACCCGGCGCGTGCGCGACCGCTTCGGCCGCGTCGTCCGCCAGCAGGAGACGCTGCCGTCGGGCGTGGGCTCGGGCGTCATCGTGACCGCCGACGGCTACGCGCTGACCAACCACCACGTGATCCAGGGAGCCGACGAGGTCGTGGTCACGCTGGCCGACGGTCGCGAGGTCGCCGCCCAGATCATCGGCTCGGACCCGGGCACCGACCTGGCCGTGCTGCGGCTCGCCGCCGGCGACCTGACGCCCGCACGGATCGCCGACAGCGACGAGTTGCAGGTGGGCGATTGGGTGGTCGCGGTGGGCAGCCCCTTCGGCCTTGATCACACCGTGACGGCGGGCATCGTGAGCGCGAAGGGCCGCAGCGGCCTGGCGCCTCGCACCGCGTCGCGCGAGCGCATCGATCGCTTCGAGGAGTTCATCCAGACCGACGCGGCGATCAACCCCGGCAACAGCGGTGGACCGCTCGTGAATCTGCACGGCGAACTGGTTGGCATCAACTCGATGATCGCCTCGTCGGGCGGGGGCTCGGTGGGCATCGGCTTTGCCATCCCCAGCGCCATCGCCACCAGCGTCTTCGAGAACGTCCGCGAAACCGGTCAGCTCGAGCAGGGTTTCCTGGGCGTGAGCGACCTGGTCAACACGACCGACGTCGCCGCCGAGACCGGCCGGGAACTGCCCGTGGGCGTGTACGTGCAGACGGTCATCGAGAACGGACCAGCCGATCTCGCCGGCGTGCTGCCGGGCGACATCATCGTCTCGATCAACGGCCGCCAGACGGAAAACTTCAACCGCCTCCGCAATCTCGTGGGCCTCACCAGGCCAGGTACGCCGATCTCGCTCGAGATCATCCGCGAGGGCCAGGTATTGCGGCTGGAGGCGGAGGTAACGGGCAGCGACCAACTGGTCAGGCTTGCCCAGGCCGCGAGGAACGCCGAGTTGGAGCGCGCCCTCGACGAGCGGGCACGAGCGGTGGAGACGCTGGGCGTCGAGGGCCTGACGATCGACGAGACGATGCCGCTCAACCTGCCGGGCATGCCCGGGCAGGGCGTGTTCGTCATCGAAGTGAAGCCGCAGACGCCCGCGAGCGCCTTGGGCCTGAAGGCCGGCGACGTGATCCTGGCGATCGACGATCGCGAGGTGCGCACGGTCGAGCAGCTCATCGACGTCATGCAGCGGGCCGACCTCGAGACCGGCGTCCGCGTCGAGTACGCCAACGGCGGGCGGCGCAAGAGCGCCGTGGTCCGGCTGCGGAGCTGA
- a CDS encoding alpha/beta hydrolase: MGVTLLAIGLIFSPDRAMIFPASIAGPLPPPPAGVEPFTTDAGLVWFLPARGESPAPLVLLFHGNGENVAGMLPIGKRYQSQGLAVGLVEYPGYGGTSGKPTQASVTRAAVAGYDALVARPGVDGDRVVVHGFSLGGAVAAQLAERREVDGLVLESTFSSMVAMFRSLRVPGFLCRDPFRTDKVLAQYEGPVLLIHGRADTIVPPSHSKVLLGMAPDATYLEMDGGHNDGPSDPAAYWAAIDALFERALER; this comes from the coding sequence ATGGGAGTGACGCTCTTGGCCATCGGCCTGATCTTCTCGCCCGACCGGGCCATGATCTTTCCGGCATCGATCGCCGGCCCGCTGCCGCCGCCGCCCGCGGGCGTCGAGCCGTTCACCACCGACGCGGGACTGGTCTGGTTCTTGCCGGCGCGAGGCGAATCACCGGCACCGCTCGTCCTGCTCTTCCACGGCAACGGCGAGAACGTCGCCGGCATGCTGCCGATCGGCAAGCGCTACCAGTCGCAGGGCCTGGCCGTCGGGCTCGTCGAGTACCCCGGCTACGGCGGCACGTCCGGCAAGCCGACGCAGGCGAGCGTGACGCGGGCGGCGGTGGCGGGCTACGACGCGCTCGTCGCCCGGCCCGGGGTCGACGGCGATCGCGTCGTCGTCCACGGCTTCTCACTCGGCGGCGCAGTCGCGGCGCAGCTCGCGGAGCGCCGCGAAGTCGACGGACTCGTGCTCGAGTCAACGTTCTCGAGCATGGTGGCGATGTTTCGATCGTTGCGCGTGCCCGGCTTCCTGTGCCGGGACCCGTTCCGCACCGACAAGGTGCTGGCCCAGTACGAGGGGCCGGTGCTGCTCATTCATGGGCGCGCCGACACCATCGTGCCGCCCTCGCACAGCAAGGTGCTGCTCGGCATGGCGCCAGACGCGACGTACCTCGAGATGGACGGCGGCCACAACGATGGACCTTCGGACCCAGCCGCGTACTGGGCGGCCATCGACGCGCTCTTCGAGCGGGCCCTCGAACGCTGA